One Glycine soja cultivar W05 chromosome 7, ASM419377v2, whole genome shotgun sequence genomic window, TGAAATTTTTTACGCTGTAGATAGAACATAATaagtaaattcttaaaaaaacaaaaaaaaattgattatttgggTGTCGTTTAGAACAAAACATTGTATCATTATTCAATGTAATATACACAGTTGGAAGtgacaatttttaattagacgattaagattaaaagaaaaaaaaggcttaATTACAACGATTGGgctaaaataattacattttttacttaatttttctagtttaacaaattttaccctcaattttttcactttttgacaaattttatcttgtccctactttttattttttgatgaattttactcttaatttttattcttatatcaGCATGTCATATCAACACAACAAGAGAAgacaaaatttacaaattttactctttcaattattttcaattccAATCCCCTAGACAGCATTAATTATATGACATACAAAATTTAGAACTATACTATACAATCCTCGCTCCTAAAGTGAGTTTTCGTATCAGTCAACGAGTTAGCATCTTAATGTAACCCACTCTTGAACCTCTCAATTTCTCTAAtaagatattaaaatattttttaaaaaaaaatcaactgatCAAATTGTTGGTAAGAAGGGTTGGCATGGAAGTGAAGCAAGGCAAAATTGAGAAGTGATATTTAGCAAAGCAAAAGATGCTTTGATATTGGCACCTTCACACAAGTGGCAACTTCTATCATAACACCTATCCACCACCAAAATGTTGTGGAGGCTTTATCAACCATATAAGCCCAAGCAAAAAACGACAAAGACCTAACACAAATGATTTTAGCAAAGACACCAACAGCAGCCAAGGCACTTCTCTCAAAATTAATAAAGCATCAGTGTACAAAGATAAAACATACACCACAACCAAAACCTTAGTTCTCAAAAAGACATTTTCCAATGTAACATcaacataaaagaaatattgcTTGTGACTAGTCAGTTAAATGTGCTACTTTGCCCAAATATTTCAGTCATCaatataagaaaattgaaatCTAGCAAAGGTCTATATCTTTGTTCCAAAACAACTAACATAAACATATTAGTAAaaacataataatgtaaatgagCCAAGGATGACTTCCCTATGGAACACAGGCAATTATGATCTCCAACAGAGCGCTGAAGAATAACTTGCTAGTGTGCCATAAAAGTTTGTCACATAAGGACTGATAGACGGTGTTGatttccaccaccaccaccaccaccaatgtCTGCGGAATAACCCTGCATGTTCCTTCCAATATGAGAAGGGTAACCACATAACCTAAAGTCTGACTCATGTTGCTGGAAGACATCATCACTATTAGATGTACTAATGACATCAGAACACGTGGTTGTAGAAGCACCATTTCTGTAGTTCAAGTTTTCTACTGCTTGAACCTTTGATTCTGACATATTTCCACTCAGATTCAATTGAGTACAGCCAGAAACATCTAGGCCACGGTTTGCTGAAGTGAGTTTCAACTCTTGGAGCTTTTTGGCATTCAAAAAGCGTCCACCGGAACCTCTAGCTCTCTTCAGTGCATGTAGATGGCGGGACTCATGAAGATATGGCTGCAGAAAATGATGATAGTGTTGTTAAGAGAAATTGACCTTAGAGGGGAGAGGAAACAAAAGAAGAGCGCTAGCAATACATTCATTTTAACActattattggttaaaaattaaaatttatgttgtacttttgaataaatttcaatcaataatagTGTGTCTAAAACTGTATTAAATAGAGTATTGCTAGCATTTCTTGGAAACAAAAAAGCACTTACTTTCCGTTCTTTGATGAGTTTGTTCTGTGCTTCCAGTTTTGCACGATACTGCCTGCGTCTCAGAATAGCATGGTACTGCTTTGCGTTCACATACATGGGCTCCTCACTAAGATCAAGTGGCAGAGGAATTCGAGCAGGAGTCATTCCTAGTAGCTGAGCATGATGAATCTGGCCAGATTTTGATAGCATATGTTTCAGAATACAGTAATACACAGAATTTGTCTTGGTGTTACAAAAGTGCAACTCACTTGAAGTTTCAAAGCATTATGTAAATTCTTTAGgccattaattaaattagagaaccAACATGTCATACGAGAATCTAAATACTTGAAGGTTGAATAGTAGCCTATCTAAAGAAAGCCCAATTTCTTTTCTCAACTTCTAGGGATAAAGGTTAGCAAGAATAACCATGCTGTCTTGTAAAGATTGCATCTGTGGTTATTGAGTTTATAATAAAGAATATCTTGAGATAAGAAACAAGTACCCCACCAtaagaaaagaattttaataaataataaaagcaaTGGAAGAATAATAAAAGCAATGGTTAGCTAAGaaacatttctaaataaaaagatTCTTCATAAAATATACTTTACAAACTAAGAGAATCTGTAAGGTTGGCAAGCTATAAGTAGCACaacaaatagtaaaaattaataaagcatGGATGATTGACAGAAAATATTCCCAAGGATGTATAAATTGAAGATCTTGAGAGAGTATGAACTATAGACTATTCAactattcaattaaattaagaaaaaaacggCATCAACAGGATTCAACCACAATAGCATTTACTTCTAGCAACATCTATCCAAAAGTCTCTCAGAAAGCTTTGCACAGAATTTATTCCAATCAAATTAAAACAACACATAACAAGAACAGCATGCTTTCCCATAAAGACCTTTACCCTATTTCTAAGTCACCGACATAACAAAGCCTAAGCTATTCTCAACaaaatcagaagaaaaaaatagcattATACCAAACTTAGTcagaacacacaaaatggagcAATTACAAAGTGAAAATCTCATTATACCAGATCTGAACAAAGTACTTCCCAGATAAAGCATAATCTGATGCCATGAGTCAGTCATACAGTTGTTTTAGcaatttgtttttatgataaaactaaCTCACTATGCTGGAGACAAGctgacaaaaatacaaaaatagtggaaaaagaaatgaataaaCTTTATTATCTTACATTAGATTGTGGCACAAATGGAGCAGCTAGTAGGCCACTAAAGCACGGCTCAGCAAAGTGGAATGCAGTATGAGCCTGAgaagtaaaataataagaaaaagattTACAAATAATCTCAGTCCACTAAGACACAATCACATATCTAGTTATCTACTCACAAGTGATTGGTTGTAACACAGTTGTGAAGGAGGGAAGGTACAATCCTGAATCCCCACAGTTGACCCGATGACACCTTCCACACTCTTTCCCCCAGTTGTGTTGTGTGTTGAACTAGCAGAAGAATTGCTACACTGCACTGAAATTTGACCTAAAGATAATATTCATCAACCCAAGGACTAAAATCAATTCCAacaattgaagagaaaaaataatgtcattacAGGTATGGCAatcatattatcattattatcctATATGCACAGCCTAATGTAAGATATCACTTAACAATGTCATGATAATCACAAATTTGTtgtacttcattttttttttctttaccataAACATTCCAGAGTACTCCAGTAGCAGCTTCACAATAGAAAAGATATAAAGATATAGAAACACACAAAAATTAAGCACCAAGCACAGTCAGATATACAGACAGAGacaatattttattacaaatacCTGATTGTGCTGAACCAACTTCTGGATAAGACTGACCGGTTGATTGAGTTGAAGATGAATCTCGATCTTGATATTGAAAACTCAATGGTTTGGTCTTATGGCATTGTTGCGGCAGAACACTCATTTTCAAGCTCAAACTTTTGGACATGGATGATTGTTGCACATCAGATTCAGAGGAAGTCCCCCATGATGAGCATCCAAGAGCATAAGATGTTAAATGGGTAGGACCAGAGCCATTCTCACATAAGTTCTTCATTGTTTTCTACTATCGATCAAGGCTTGCTTAGAGTCGCACTTACCTTCAACAACAGGATTGGTCTACAGCCTTTTCTCAATCAACGGCAACTATTTCCCAAAGGGGCATCTACCTATCAGATTGCTGTTGCAATTATTAATAGCAACCATAATATGCAAAGCAACCGCATGAATTTGGGgtttttgaaattatataaacATATCAAACTATTAATGAACATGTTAACTTATACATGCACAAACAAATAAGACAAGCCAGCTTGTGGCATGTGTATAGTCAGAAAATAAACTCACGGTTCAGTATTGGAAAAGAGATAtatgaaagagaaaaacattaTGTTCCTGTAAACTGACTAGAAAGCATAGAAATCAGACAATCTGAAGTGCCATGCAGAAGCTCCTATAAGATACTTGTAAGAACTTGATATAGAGATTCGAAAAAATTACTGGTTAATCTTTTCAAATCTTAGATCAACTTATCATGTGTTATACACGACACCTAGATTGGCCTAtagaaagccatgtgtttctttTTATGCAAACAAATGAACAATATGCAGTACGTCATCAAAAGCAGGAAGCATGAGTTTGAAATGAAATGGGAGCACCAAATGTTGGTTTCATTCAACAATAAACGCATGCCAATAATaagaaagttaataaatttcttTGAAAAGTACGAGTATAGGAATCATTTACAAGTTCACAGCCTTTACAAAGCAATCCAACAAAAAACAACTTGAATCAACAAAACAGAATAGACAGATAGAATGCATGTGAAccgttaaaaaattgaaaataaaaaataaaaaatatggggtattaaaagataagagaaaaagaaaagagaggagtTGAATGAAAAGGAATTCTTCCCTTTTTAAGACTTTTGACATCATAAAAAGCATGTCAAATTTGAAAGCTCCAATTCATAAATGGTTAATTCCCAGAATATTCACATAAACAAGAAACAAAGTTATAGGCAAATACAACAGTAAGGTATCAACCATCAGCAAATACAAGTCTGCCTGCCTTACCTACAACAAGAAGCCCTCTTGTTATAGATTCACTACCATACCACAAAACtccaaagtaatttttttttctcaaaaacaaaaaattcttcaccagaaaaaaaaaagatgggcacataaaaagaaaaaaaagaataataaaaagagagaaatagacCTTGAAAAATCAGTAAAGTGAAGAGGAACAAGAAATGGGATTTTTGATACCAACCAAAAGCTGTGCTGTGCATGTACATGTATGTACTTAAAAGCTTAGAAGAAATTCTCAATCTGAAACAGAAAGTTGTACCCCACTCCACTATTGTCTCATACTCCTCCACTTCATCATCCACTTTCACTTGTATCTGGTCTCTTTTAAGTGCACCAAAGACTTTGAACAACAATGAAATATCTCTCTCTGCATTAACACACGTCAATCAAGTTCAACTTCAAGTATAGTCTCTCACCACACACCTTCCACATAGAAAACCACCTTTCTCAATTCtccattattaaaatttaatattattattgttcttatcactaacattaataaataaagagagaaaaaaaaaagtactactATGAATGAAATAAGagaatccattttttttatggtgACATTGACATATGACGATATGAATGTGATCACATCTTAATCTGATTAAAAAaggtttcaaaaaataataataaaatttgaagagGTGCAAAAGAGTTTTGTCATTTTGTGGTACGTTGAAATAAGAGTGCTGTAAATGCAATGCAAGTTTCAACCTCACATCAGACTGTGATGCCTCCTACTCATAGACTTCTGTGTTCCTCTTAAATGCTTTCCTTCCACGGTCCTTAACCCATCCACGCGCTccttaattttaagaaattttttaattaaatcttaatCTCTTAACTTAAAATCCTAAAGTtccccaaaataaaaaaagcaactTTAAATCCAAATTTATACTAGAGTATGAGGTTGGTCTACtgtgaagaaagaaaagaaatcatgggttgaaatttatttaatatttatatttctaacaaattaataaaattaacacttgtggataaaaaataaatcaattacaGTATCTTTGATGTTATATAGTactattttaattagaaaatatattttaaatttaagtcttaattttataaaatattattaactttaaTATTTGTTACTGTAATATAGAATGACATAAAaaactaaagtaaaaaataattaaaataaagtatttttcgCATGAAGACTCGAGagttaaaataagtattttataaaattaaagaataaaataatttatatttaaatttcaaaaactgGAATACTTTAATTTGATGCATTTATTACAATGTAAATATCTCTTATTATAACCTAGTTGGTAGAATATTCTTTTcaacatattattaattaattaaaatatataaactccattaaataattattagatttttttaagggAGTAACAATTATTACTACATTTTtgcagaaaaaaattatgacattttgtttaataaaatttgttaaagacGTAATAACAAAGACATCCATATATCTAATCTTCACGTACccgtcttttttttattattaaaagttaaaatttgacGCAGTGATTCTCGAAAATTCTTC contains:
- the LOC114418151 gene encoding nuclear transcription factor Y subunit A-3-like isoform X1 → MKNLCENGSGPTHLTSYALGCSSWGTSSESDVQQSSMSKSLSLKMSVLPQQCHKTKPLSFQYQDRDSSSTQSTGQSYPEVGSAQSGQISVQCSNSSASSTHNTTGGKSVEGVIGSTVGIQDCTFPPSQLCYNQSLAHTAFHFAEPCFSGLLAAPFVPQSNIHHAQLLGMTPARIPLPLDLSEEPMYVNAKQYHAILRRRQYRAKLEAQNKLIKERKPYLHESRHLHALKRARGSGGRFLNAKKLQELKLTSANRGLDVSGCTQLNLSGNMSESKVQAVENLNYRNGASTTTCSDVISTSNSDDVFQQHESDFRLCGYPSHIGRNMQGYSADIGGGGGGGNQHRLSVLM
- the LOC114418151 gene encoding nuclear transcription factor Y subunit A-3-like isoform X2, with amino-acid sequence MKNLCENGSGPTHLTSYALGCSSWGTSSESDVQQSSMSKSLSLKMSVLPQQCHKTKPLSFQYQDRDSSSTQSTGQSYPEVGSAQSVQCSNSSASSTHNTTGGKSVEGVIGSTVGIQDCTFPPSQLCYNQSLAHTAFHFAEPCFSGLLAAPFVPQSNIHHAQLLGMTPARIPLPLDLSEEPMYVNAKQYHAILRRRQYRAKLEAQNKLIKERKPYLHESRHLHALKRARGSGGRFLNAKKLQELKLTSANRGLDVSGCTQLNLSGNMSESKVQAVENLNYRNGASTTTCSDVISTSNSDDVFQQHESDFRLCGYPSHIGRNMQGYSADIGGGGGGGNQHRLSVLM